TATAACCAATCCTATTGTTCCTCTTTCCAATATCAGAAATTATGATGGAAATCTGAAAATTCACACCGTTAATGGCAGTTCTCTGCCTATCAGTGCTGTTGGTGATCTTTCATCTTCCTTAACTGATGTTTTTATGTCTCTTGACCTCTCCacaaatcttttttttgttggtcaatcggttgataataattgtaatgtCCATTTCTCTCGTTCTGATTGTGTTGTGCAGGATCAAGTGTTAGGGAAAATGATCGTGAAGGGGCCTAAAGTGGGACGACTCTTTCCTCTTCATGTTTTTCCTTCTACCATTATTCCTAGTTTTCATTTACTTTCATTTGCATGTAATGTTGTTGGTTCTGGAAATAAGATGTGCCATAGACGTCTAGGCCACCCAAACTTTGATGTACTTCAtactttgtttaattttggtttattgGGAAATAAAGCATGTTCTTCCCTTGATCTTTCTTTTGATTGTACATCATGCAAACTTGGCAAAAGTAAAGTTCTACATTTTCCTCATCATGCATCTCGTACCACACAATGTTTCGATATTATTCATAGTGATGTTTCGGGAATTACACCTATTGTTTCTCATGCGCATTACAAGTACTTtgttactttcattgatgaCTATAATTGCTTTACTTGGGTTTACTTCCTACGGGCTAAGGCCGAAGTTTTTTCAGTATTTAAGCGCTTTCTTGCACTTCTTGAGACTCAATTCTCTGCCAGCATCAAGATCTTGCGCTCTAATTCTAGCAACGAATAGTGTCTAATGAGTTTCATGACTTTCTTCAAAGCAAAGGGATTATCTCTCAGCGTTCTTGTCCTTTGACACtgcaacaaaatggtgttgctgaaaagaaaaatcgtCACCTTCTTGATGTTGTAAGAACCCTTTTACTTGAATCATCTATTCGTCCTCGTTTTTGGTGTGAGGCACTTTCTACTTAGGTTCATTTGATCAATCGCTTACCCTCTTCTATGTTACATCATGTTTCTCCCTTCTTTAAGCTGTTTGGCCATTCTCCTTCATATTCTGATCTTCGGGcatttggttgtgtttgttttgtgcatCTCCCTGCTCTTGAACGACATAAACTTACTGCTCAATCTGTTAAGTGTGCTTTTCTTGGTTATGCTATACCTCAAAAGGATTATGTTTGTTATGATCCCCAGGCTCGTCGTATACGTGTTTCTAGGAATGtagttttctttgaaaatcaatatttctttccatcTCATATTAAGCTGCCATCTGCATCTTTATCTCTTATGCCTAGTTTTTATGATTCCCCGACAATTGTGGAAAGGTTCAAACCTGATTTTGTGTATGAAAGACGTAGACGACATGAGTCTGGTTCCACTTCCTCTGTGCCCCCTCACGTTCTTGACCTGGCACCTGATCCTGCTCCTACTCTTGCTTCCACCACTCTTCGCCGGTCTACTCGCCCTTCTCGACCCCTTGATTAGTATGGTTTCTCTTCCACTGTCTCTCTTGTGGCTACTTTATCCTCTATTTTCATTCCCTCTTGCTACAAACAGGCCATAGAACATGAGTGTTGGCAAAATGTCATGCCAACAGAACTTCAAGCACTTGAGGAGAATCACACTTGGGATATTGTTCCTTGCCCCCCTACAGTCAAGCCTATTGGGAGTAAATGGGTTTTCTCTGTAAAGCTTCATTTTGATGGCTCTTTGGATCGGTACAAAGCTCGCCTAGTAGCTCTGGGAAACAAACAGGAATATGGGATTGATTATGAGACATTTGCTCTTGTTGTCAAAATGATCACGGTTCGAACTATCTTAGCTATTGCCGCTTAACAGTCATGGCAACTGcatcagatggatgtgaagaacgTCTTTCTTCATGGTGATCTCCAAGAAGAGATCTACATGAAGCTTCCATCTGGTATGACTGCTTCTTCTCCTCATAATGTCTGTAAGCTAAGGCGTTTTCTATATGGGATCAAGCGAGCTCCCCGGGCTTGGTTTGAGAAGTTTCGCAGTACACTTCTTACCTTCAGTTTTACACAAAGTCAGTAtgattcttctctcttctcccacaAGTCTGCATCGGGTATAGTCCTCttggtttatgtggatgatattatcattactGGCACTGATTGTGGTTTGATTACTAAGCTTCAGCAGCTATTGCATGCGACTTtccatatgaaagatcttggccaGCTCACATACTTCTTAGGATTGGAAGTACATCATCGGGCTAATGGTATTTTCTTAAACCAACATAAGTATATTCAAGATCTTATTGCCTTAGCTAGTTTGAAGGACACTTCTACTGTTGATACTCCTATGGAGGTAAATGTCAAATACAGGAAAGATGAAGGGGACCTTCTGGATGATCCTACTCTCTATCGACGCCTGGTTAGGAGTCTCATTTACTTGAACACTACTCACCCTGATATCTCCTATGCCGTTCATCAGGTCAGTCAGTTTATGTCCTCTCCTCTGCATCTCCATCTTGCTGCAGTTCAACGCATCATCCGCTATCTTCGAAGTTCTCCTACTCGTGGGTTATTCTTTCCTACAGGCTCATCTCTTCAACTTGTTGtctatagtgatgctgattgggttGGGTGTCCGGATACACGTCGATCTACTACGGGTTGGTGTATGTTTTTAGGTGATGCCTTAATTTCTTGGAGATGTAAGAAACAAGATCGTGTTTCTAAATCCTCTACTGAGGCCGAGTATCGTGTCATATCTACTGCTTGTTCTGAGATTGTATGGCTACGCGGTCTTCTTGAGGAGCTTGAGTTTCCTCAAACTACTTCTACCCCTCTTCATGCTGATAACACTAGTGCTATTCAAATTGACACCAATCCCGTTTTCCATGAATGCACCAAGCACATTGAAGTTGATTGTCATTCTATCCGAGATACCTTGGAGAGTCGGGTGATATCTCTTCCTTACATTTCTTCGGATCTCCAAGTGGTCGATGTCTTCACCAAAGCAATGACTCGACAGCGGCATCAATTTTTGGTTGGCAAATTGTTGCTGGTTGACttaccagcatcaatttgaggggggatgttaaCGTATACAATTTAGAacttttctattaatattagCTGTATAGATATATTACCATGTAAATAGGCTAAATATCAGCGATCAGTTAGATGTTTCCTGTGTATAGCATTTGACCTACTTTCCTTTGTATACGGTTTTTCATATTGATAATGGAACTGACTAAATACACAGAGTCAGTTTTTCCAAACTTCTCTTGGTTTTGAGAATTTAAACTAATGGGAAATGTATCCAGCATTACCACTATAATAGTAAGAACAAAAACTCTTTCAAGTAAGGTAGAATACCTTCTGTAGTTCACCTTGACCATACTGCCCCATGGACTGGAACCTCATCCCAGCACGTACCAACCGCTTGCCAAGTGCTAAAACagctaaaaaaatccaaataagcTTTCAAACAATCTGTTAAGAATGtatcaaaaaatgaagtttacATATTATCTTGCCTGATTTGGCACTATCCGTTAAAGACACCTCCAACTCAGGGAGCTTTCTTAATAAACTATAGGAGGTTGATGTGTCAGCTGATTCCCAAGCTCGACAAAGATTTAACAATATCTCTCCCAACTCTTGGCCACACTGAAAGAAAATGcaaatctaatatttttctaGGGTTTTAACTACAAAGAACTGCATTGATTCCCATAAAATTCACGAACCTTGgataaataaacaatatattttttcataagtaatttGAATgacaagtttatttatttttttatacatactcaaagattttattaaatCCACAAAAGGcctagcccaagtacacagaacaTATACAAGAGGTATACCGAATTATAAACAGTACCAAAATGGATAATAATATGCCAACAATATTAATGTCCACTGTTTCTTCTCACATTGTTAATTAGGAAAATCTGAGGAAAATCATGATACTTCAAGAAGTATTCTGAACTCAATCATCGCAATGGGTAGCACACCGGTAAAAGATAAATGAGCAGTAAAGATATTGACATTTTATTGGAATACGTAGGCAAGAAATCCAAGAAAATGTGATATCAATGTAAGCGTTATATACTTGAAATCCAGCTTCTTGACACTTGTTAATCCATAGTTTATGAACGTGATGTAACTGGATGGTTAAGACTGATAGAGATTATGTGCACTAGCCCACCAATAGCAGAAAGTGACAAACCACAAAACAACTATTGGAACCACCAATGCCTGAACATCACTAACCAACCAATTTAAGAATGCAAATGTTGTGTTTGACTGCATATATCCTTTGTAAATAGACAAGTTCGCAATTTAGCATCTTGAACGCGTCTTAAATATCACAGCtctattacctataaaaaaaaaaatatatcacagCTCGATCTAAAACATCGGTGTCTATAATGATCAGGAAAAATATGCCTTCTGAAATGCATTCAAAGGAAACCATCAAAATCAAGATAAGTGATCCAGACATATAAGATACTGAGGACCATATATCATATAAGCCAAAGAAAACCAACACGCAAGAGAGATATAGAGAGGGCAGGGGTCAATTAGCATTTATGTTGACTGCACATCAACATGattaagatatttaaaaatgttcaaTCCATGAGATTCAATAGAGGTTGCAGTGTACAAGATTGACAAGAAATTGAAATTTGGATCCTCTTATATTCACGTGTACAAACATGACTCATGCTAGCAAAATCTCAGCTATACATAAATATACCCATGAAGGATATTGCAGTGCCATAGTACGACCTATCTACGACCACATATGAGACCAAGTTGTAGTCAAAATCTCACCGTTCAGGAGTCATTTTGCGCCATGAACGTCATACCACCCAAATCCTAGGACACTATAGTGAGTCACATGAAGTGGCTATTCTAACATTTTAAGAAGCAATAAGAATAACTAACCTCATTGATTACAGGCCCACTCGAAAGATCGAAAGCAGCATCATTCAGCTTGGCCGTTCCCAAAGAGAcaataattaaacaaaacaatattCAATTCCAAGAGCAAAAGATCCAACCACACAAATTTGAATAAAGAAGAGTTAAAAAAAGCAATGCCTACATCTAGACGAAGATCCCGCGGAAGCTGAGCAAAATAGTCTTGGGGCAGATCAAAACTATCCTGCACAAAcccaaaaaacaataattaagaaccaaatcaataataaaaaaatatatggcgCCAAATTGAAACTGAAAGTGCGTTATGAAGGTGGTGGCTTACGGCGAGTTGTTTAAGGAGATATTGAGGGTTGTTGGGTTCTAGGGACTTGGGGGAGTCTGAAGACTCCGTGAGAGCAAGTGGGACTGTGGGGGATTTGTAGAGCAGGGGTTTCTTGGTGTTGGACGGTTTGAGTGAGGTCAGACAAGGGATATGCAGAGGATATTGGGGGAAGAGAGGGGTAGAAAAGGAAGGGGGACTGGAGAAAGGTTGGATGAGAAGACGAAGAGAAGCCATTTTGGAGGGTTCAGACCCAGCGCCAGACACTTAATATTTGGTGGCTTTGGGATGGGTAAGGTAATAGTAGCTGTATCGCGCCAGACAAGCCAGAAAATACAAACCAGACGCAGCCACCCTTTGCAGCTCCAAATATACATCTGTTTAGGCCCCTCGACTACCTCCTCTCATTGTTTCCACCCTCTACGAGACATTTTCATCTATATTTCTATAATATAATCTTATATAAAAGGAGAGAGCGGCGTAGCCACCTTGGAAATAAGTTCTACAAGCAGAATTAATTATATCGCTTGCTTTGAGATCGTGTCTAATTTTAAAGAGAATGAAATCCGTTTATAGAGAAGTGGTGGGTCCCATGACTCATTTCTACATTGATCGACCACCAAAAATACGACATAGCGTACCAAATATATTAGTCCAAAGTTCGATATACGTTGTAAATAGCTGTAAGAGTCGGCTATAAATTTAGtagataaatttatttacttcttAAGAACGTCGTGAATTCCAGAAAGATTTCACGAATTGAGGGTCGAGCATCACACAAGGGACCCAGCTAGGTTGGCTCGAGGGTCGGCAAGTCAAATGACTTGTGTCTAACTGATGTCtcgcagcgagtcaagggactcgactttgttggcgCGAGGGTCGGCAAGTTAAGGGACTTGTGTCTGATTGTTGTGTCGCGACGAGTGAAAAGACTTGACTTTGTTGAAGAAGATGCTTGTccgactaaaaaaaaaaataacccgATCAGCGTAAATAACCCAAATCACAATGTGAGGTTTGCAAACCTAAATCGCTCCACTAGAGCTTAGCAAAGGTTGGAGGCATTTTGGCAAGGCCTATGGGCAGCCATATTTCGGCAATGGAGAAGATTTGGGTGCTCGCGATGCCAAACAATTTATTTAGAGAGTTTTGGTTGCTGTAGTCAATTCTTGCTTGACTGAAATTGGGTGAGCAAGGTTGGGCGAGCACGTTGA
This genomic interval from Juglans microcarpa x Juglans regia isolate MS1-56 chromosome 4D, Jm3101_v1.0, whole genome shotgun sequence contains the following:
- the LOC121260846 gene encoding uncharacterized protein LOC121260846 isoform X2, yielding MASLRLLIQPFSSPPSFSTPLFPQYPLHIPCLTSLKPSNTKKPLLYKSPTVPLALTESSDSPKSLEPNNPQYLLKQLADSFDLPQDYFAQLPRDLRLDLNDAAFDLSSGPVINECGQELGEILLNLCRAWESADTSTSYSLLRKLPELEVSLTDSAKSALGKRLVRAGMRFQSMGQYGQGELQKIAKVMITTGRLLSSTESTEDEEQPKEETRMLKFGELQVELTSDKANIGAVIGFAFGILSWNLSQGIQNIPESSLQYANDNALLLAKSLRGALLALCYTSTILSGFTSVGLVLLGRQLKSKK
- the LOC121260846 gene encoding uncharacterized protein LOC121260846 isoform X1, whose amino-acid sequence is MASLRLLIQPFSSPPSFSTPLFPQYPLHIPCLTSLKPSNTKKPLLYKSPTVPLALTESSDSPKSLEPNNPQYLLKQLADSFDLPQDYFAQLPRDLRLDLNDAAFDLSSGPVINECGQELGEILLNLCRAWESADTSTSYSLLRKLPELEVSLTDSAKSAVLALGKRLVRAGMRFQSMGQYGQGELQKIAKVMITTGRLLSSTESTEDEEQPKEETRMLKFGELQVELTSDKANIGAVIGFAFGILSWNLSQGIQNIPESSLQYANDNALLLAKSLRGALLALCYTSTILSGFTSVGLVLLGRQLKSKK
- the LOC121260846 gene encoding uncharacterized protein LOC121260846 isoform X3; protein product: MYIWSCKGWLRLDSFDLPQDYFAQLPRDLRLDLNDAAFDLSSGPVINECGQELGEILLNLCRAWESADTSTSYSLLRKLPELEVSLTDSAKSAVLALGKRLVRAGMRFQSMGQYGQGELQKIAKVMITTGRLLSSTESTEDEEQPKEETRMLKFGELQVELTSDKANIGAVIGFAFGILSWNLSQGIQNIPESSLQYANDNALLLAKSLRGALLALCYTSTILSGFTSVGLVLLGRQLKSKK